A single region of the Salvia splendens isolate huo1 chromosome 18, SspV2, whole genome shotgun sequence genome encodes:
- the LOC121775778 gene encoding PITH domain-containing protein At3g04780, with product MSAEAASSLQRNQVDLLEFIDWSGVECLNQNSSHSLPNALKQGYREDEGLNLESDADEQLLIYIPFNQVVKIHSVVIKGPEEEGPKLVKLFANREHMGFSNVTDFPPSDTIVLSEDNLKGKPVILKYVKFQNVRSLTIFIEDNQSGSEISKVQKISLFGTTVETTDMKGLKKIEDH from the exons ATGTCCGCCGAAGCAGCCTCCTCTCTTCAACGAAATCAA GTCGATTTACTGGAGTTTATCGACTGGTCTGGTGTTGAATGTTTGAATCAAAACAGCAGCCACTCCCTTCCCAACGCTCTCAAACAG GGGTACAGGGAAGATGAAGGTTTGAACTTGGAAAGTGATGCAGACGAGCAGCTCTTAATTTACATTCCCTTTAATCAAGTTGTTAAAATTCATTCCGTTGTAATTAAAGGGCCAGAGGAGGAAG GTCCAAAATTGGTGAAACTTTTTGCTAACAGGGAGCACATGGGATTTAG TAATGTCACTGATTTCCCCCCAAGTGATACCATTGTTTTATCTGAGGATAACCTAAAG GGAAAACCAGTTATATTGAAGTACGTCAAGTTTCAGAATGTCCGCAG CTTGACAATCTTCATCGAGGATAATCAATCTGGTTCTGAAATTTCAAAAGTTCAAAAGATTTCTCTATTTGGAACAAC GGTTGAAACAACTGATATGAAAGGTCTGAAGAAGATCGAGGATCACTGA